Proteins co-encoded in one Arachis hypogaea cultivar Tifrunner chromosome 13, arahy.Tifrunner.gnm2.J5K5, whole genome shotgun sequence genomic window:
- the LOC112792065 gene encoding peroxiredoxin-2E, chloroplastic-like translates to MAASLTFSRLLASPTTTHYLSSTALFPPKSLSSKLPLSPFSLKFNHSKPFKPCTFHTPSYATKSTTISATIAVGDKLPEATFSYLDDAGEVQTTTISDLTKGKKAILFAVPGAFTPTCSQKHVPGFVEKSAELKAKGVDTIACISVNDAFVMKAWKKDLKVNDEVLLLSDGNGTFTKAIGCELDLSDKPVGLGVRSRRYALLAEDGVVKVFNLEEGGAFTFSGADDLLKLL, encoded by the coding sequence atgGCCGCATCTCTCACCTTCTCCAGACTCCTCGCCTCTCCCACCACCACCCACTATCTCTCCTCCACCGCCCTCTTCCCACCCAAATCCCTCTCTTCTAAACTCCCCCTCTCCCCTTTTTCCCTCAAATTCAACCACTCCAAACCCTTCAAACCCTGCACCTTTCACACTCCCTCCTACGCCACCAAATCCACCACAATCTCTGCCACTATCGCCGTCGGCGACAAGCTCCCGGAAGCGACCTTCTCCTACTTAGACGACGCCGGCGAGGTTCAAACCACCACCATCTCCGACCTGACGAAAGGCAAAAAGGCCATCCTCTTCGCAGTCCCGGGAGCCTTCACACCAACCTGCTCGCAGAAGCACGTTCCAGGATTCGTGGAGAAGTCAGCGGAACTGAAGGCGAAAGGCGTGGACACAATCGCATGTATTTCGGTCAACGATGCATTCGTGATGAAGGCATGGAAGAAGGACCTGAAAGTCAACGACGAGGTTCTGTTACTTTCTGACGGTAACGGAACGTTCACGAAGGCCATTGGGTGCGAGTTGGATCTGAGCGATAAGCCCGTTGGGCTTGGTGTTAGGTCAAGGAGGTACGCACTCTTAGCGGAAGACGGTGTCGTTAAGGTCTTCAATTTGGAAGAAGGTGGTGCCTTCACTTTCAGTGGCGCTGATGATTTGCTCAAATTGCTTTGA
- the LOC112792067 gene encoding T-complex protein 1 subunit delta produces MAAVTAPQQHRSSKTESYVDNKRKEDIRHANIVAARAVASAVRTSLGPKGMDKMISTSSDEVIITNDGATILNKMQVLQPAAKMLVELSKSQDSAAGDGTTTVVVIAGALLEQCLILLSHGIHPTVISDSLHKASLKALDVLSAMAVPVELSDKDSLVKSASTSLNSKVVSQYSTLLAPLAVDSVLSVVDPATPDMVDLRDIKIVKKLGGTVDDTELVRGLVFDKKVSHAAGGPTRMENAKIAVIQFQISPPKTDIEQSIVVSDYSQMDRILKEERSYILGMIKKIKATGCNVLLIQKSILRDAVTDLSLHYLAKAKILVIKDVERDDIEFITKTLNCLPIANIEHFRAEKLGHADLVEEVSLGDGKIVKITGIKDMGKTTTVLVRGSNQLVLDEADRSLHDALCVVRCLVAKRFLIAGGGAPEIELSRQLGAWAKVLHGMEGYCVRAFAEALEVIPYTLAENAGLNPIAIVTELRNRHAQGEINAGINVRKGQITNILEENVVQPLLVSTSAITLATECVRMILKIDDIVTVR; encoded by the coding sequence ATGGCGGCAGTCACAGCCCCTCAGCAGCACCGTTCCTCCAAGACGGAGTCCTACGTCGACAACAAGCGCAAGGAGGACATCCGACATGCTAACATTGTCGCTGCACGCGCCGTCGCCAGTGCCGTCAGGACCTCCCTTGGCCCCAAAGGCATGGACAAGATGATCTCCACTTCCTCCGATGAGGTGATCATCACCAACGACGGCGCCACCATCCTGAACAAGATGCAGGTCCTCCAGCCCGCCGCGAAGATGCTTGTCGAGCTCTCCAAGTCACAGGACTCTGCCGCCGGAGACGGCACTACCACCGTCGTCGTCATCGCCGGCGCACTCCTTGAGCAGTGTCTAATCCTTCTCTCACACGGCATCCACCCCACGGTCATCTCAGATTCCCTCCACAAGGCCTCGCTGAAGGCCCTCGACGTTCTCTCCGCCATGGCCGTCCCCGTTGAGCTCTCTGACAAGGACTCCCTCGTCAAGTCTGCCAGCACTTCGCTAAACAGTAAGGTCGTCAGCCAGTACTCGACGCTCCTCGCCCCTCTCGCCGTCGACTCCGTGCTCTCCGTTGTAGACCCTGCCACCCCTGACATGGTCGATCTCCGCGACATCAAGATCGTCAAGAAGCTTGGCGGAACAGTCGACGATACTGAACTTGTGAGGGGTCTCGTTTTTGACAAGAAGGTCAGCCATGCTGCCGGTGGACCTACCCGCATGGAGAATGCCAAGATTGCTGTCATTCAGTTCCAGATTTCGCCCCCTAAGACCGACATTGAGCAGAGTATAGTGGTGAGTGATTATTCTCAGATGGATAGGATTCTGAAGGAAGAGAGGAGCTATATTTTGGGCATGATTAAGAAGATTAAGGCCACTGGCTGTAATGTGTTGTTAATTCAGAAGAGTATTCTGAGAGATGCTGTTACTGATTTGTCTTTGCATTACCTTGCTAAAGCTAAGATTTTGGTGATTAAGGATGTTGAGAGGGATGACATTGAGTTTATTACCAAAACTTTGAATTGCTTGCCCATTGCCAACATTGAGCACTTCCGTGCTGAAAAGTTGGGCCATGCTGACCTTGTGGAGGAGGTTTCGCTTGGGGATGGTAAGATTGTGAAGATTACTGGGATTAAGGATATGGGGAAGACCACTACCGTGCTTGTCCGCGGGTCCAACCAGCTGGTGCTGGATGAGGCGGACAGGAGTCTGCATGATGCCTTGTGTGTTGTTAGGTGTTTGGTTGCGAAGAGGTTTCTGATTGCTGGTGGCGGTGCTCCCGAGATTGAGCTTTCAAGGCAACTTGGTGCCTGGGCTAAGGTTTTGCATGGGATGGAGGGTTACTGTGTTAGAGCTTTTGCTGAGGCGCTCGAAGTCATTCCTTATACTTTGGCTGAGAATGCAGGTTTGAACCCCATTGCAATTGTGACTGAGCTGAGGAATCGGCACGCGCAGGGAGAGATCAATGCCGGAATCAATGTGAGGAAGGGTCAGATTACCAACATCTTGGAGGAGAATGTGGTGCAGCCACTGCTGGTAAGCACGAGTGCAATCACCTTGGCTACAGAGTGTGTGCGGATGATTCTGAAGATTGATGATATTGTAACTGTGAGGTAG